CTCTTGTTCTGTACTACTGAGCTTGTATCAAAGacagttaaaaaaaatatcaaccACTATCGAGTCATATTACTTAGCAGATACACTTCGGCATaaccaaaatattttaaatttatgtGAAAGGATTTATAATATCCAgaaacttttaaacaaGAGAGAGAAGGCTAGTGTTCTTcgtcattaaaaaaatttcatcagACCTAACCTCTACCCCTTGTCTTGAACTGTTAAACTTATATCTGGAATCAAAGAACAGTAGTGCTTAAATACTTCTCACATGTTCAAAATAACAGTCATCTCTTAAATTTATGTTGTTAGACAATGGTTCTTTCGATCTTTATGGgtttactttcttttgacAAATGTAAAGTTATGTGAAAAACTAAGGTGATAAGTGGATGGCGCGATTAAATCGCGAGCTTTTTTAAccaattaattttatttttacaactTTGATTATACTTATGAAAAGTTCGCCAGCCATGCTACACTTTTTCGTTCAATCTCCAGCCCATGCCAGCCACTAACACGAAATTCATGAATCCTTTCTTTGTATCGCTCAACCAAGAATATcttatataatataaatatttcagGCATGTTTTACCCCGTTGATACTGACTTATCGCTGGTGAAGCGATAACTAATACCTCTTTCatttataatttctttgtttttcgGCAGACAAAGGATATTGGAAGACAAAGGAAATTCGCACATCTAAAGCATCATTCTTCAAAGTATATATAAACCTTGttgtattttatatatcggaaaaaaatgaagctTGTGCTATTTCTggttcttcttttttcagcGTTAATTAATTTGACTAACGCTGATAAGATGGTTGTTGCCCATTTTATTGTTGGCAATACTTATCCTTACACTGTTTCTAACTGGGAGGAAGATATCCAGGATGCAATCGCTGTCGGTATAGACGGATTCGCTCTCAATATGGGATCAGACGCGTGGCAGGTTGAGCGAATTGAAGACGCATATGACGCGGCAGCCAGCGTTTCCTCAGACTTCaagctttttatttctttcgaTATGAGTATTATTTCAGCAGATGCTGATTTTATTGAAGGTGTTGTTCGAAGATTTGCTGATAAGCCTAACCAACTGTATTATGATGGTAAAGTGTTTGTTTCTACATTTGCTGGAGAGACAGATACATTCGGTTATTCTGATGTTAGCACGGGCTGGGATTCTGCTGTAAAAGAGCCTTTAGCATCTGCTGGTTATCCTATATATTTTGTCCCAAGCTGGACCTCCTTAGGCCAAGGGGCACTGGAAGAAAGCGTTGCAGATGGGTTTCTCTCTTGGAACGCATGGCCCACAACGGATGCTGATATGAACGACAATGATGACATTGGTTACCAGAATCTTGCCAATTCTTTAGGCAAGTTGTATGTTGCACCAGTCTCGCCTTGGTTTTACACTCATCTTTCTTACAAAAATTGGGCCTATAAAAGCGATTGGTTAATTATTGATCGGTGGAATGAAATGCTATCTGTTCAGCCTGACATGATTGAGGTTTTGACTTGGAACGATTACGGTGAATCACATTATATTGGAAATATTCAAGGCGCCTTGCCGGCTGGTTCGGAAGGATATGTTGATGGGTTTGATCATACCGCATGGCGGTATTTGATGTCTCCATATATATCTGCATACAAGCTTGGTTTGTCAGAACCGTACATTAACTTTGAATCGTTATTTTATTGGTATAGACCGACTCCGAAATCTGCTACAGCGACCGCTGATAGTTTGTCGTATCCCTCCGGTGGTGATTATATGGAAGATGAAATATTTGTGCTTGTTTATCTGTTGCAATCCGCGGAAGTCACCGTAACATGTGGCTCTACAACACAAACATTCAGTGGTGTTCCTGGTGTGAACCAATTCACAATACCCATGGAAACGAATGCATCCCCTTCCTTCACAGTTGCTCGTCAAGGTGGTACCTTAGCCTCTGGAACGGGACCCGAAATTGTTGATTCCTTGtcgatatataattttaatgcCTATACAGGTGTTCTGTACTTTTAGACTTCtagttttgctttttgttatttattataatcGGTCTGGGAGGATATAACGTACAGCATCTGGAAGGTCTGCTCGATTTCTTCGGTATTGCTTTATCAAAAAGGTTAAGCAATGTTGTAATAGACCccttatttttactttcgggaaccatttttaattattttcattgtttcattttaatCCATCCGGTCTATATATTTGTTGGTACT
This portion of the Schizosaccharomyces pombe strain 972h- genome assembly, chromosome: I genome encodes:
- the agn1 gene encoding cell wall glucan endo-1,3-alpha-glucosidase Agn1, which gives rise to MKLVLFLVLLFSALINLTNADKMVVAHFIVGNTYPYTVSNWEEDIQDAIAVGIDGFALNMGSDAWQVERIEDAYDAAASVSSDFKLFISFDMSIISADADFIEGVVRRFADKPNQLYYDGKVFVSTFAGETDTFGYSDVSTGWDSAVKEPLASAGYPIYFVPSWTSLGQGALEESVADGFLSWNAWPTTDADMNDNDDIGYQNLANSLGKLYVAPVSPWFYTHLSYKNWAYKSDWLIIDRWNEMLSVQPDMIEVLTWNDYGESHYIGNIQGALPAGSEGYVDGFDHTAWRYLMSPYISAYKLGLSEPYINFESLFYWYRPTPKSATATADSLSYPSGGDYMEDEIFVLVYLLQSAEVTVTCGSTTQTFSGVPGVNQFTIPMETNASPSFTVARQGGTLASGTGPEIVDSLSIYNFNAYTGVLYF